CTTCCTCTCTCCCAAAAAATTAGAGAATTGCTTCAGAACTCCTGGCAGGGCATCAAGGTATCCCTGCTTTTTGTTATCCTGAACAGGTAAAGAAATAACAGGGTtgtattaaacaataaataccACTGTTCTGTGtattacacatgtacagtaatgagTAAAAACTGAAACTGGCAGTGTGATACATCCTGCAAAATGTAGAATTTCATAACATCAatttaattgtgtgtttatggtaaATTTCATGACCAATTAACTGTTGTTGCACATTACAAAAAATAACCATTGTGTTATTTCCAGTCACTTGATAAATTTGCTCTTAACAGAAACAATTCGGACACATTTTTCACCGCTGCCTAAACCTTTTGTCACTGCACTTCTAGTTCattgtgcagaaaaaaagcaTGTGCTGGACCACGTGCTATTTTAAAAGCTGCCAAATAATAATTGGCCGAacccatttgtttatttttaaactgtctGCTGCTCTTATGTTCTATTGCATTTCACAACACGAGGGAGTCCATGATCTGCTTCTTTAGTTTAGATTTTCTCTAGTTTAAAAGTGGTAGTCAGTTCAGCAACAtcacatgcagaaaaaaaagaacagttttGAAGCAACACTTTTGCTTTTGGAGACTCTGAAAACTTACGAAATCGAAATAACAGAGCATGACAAATCCATTGCGGAAGTCCATTGCCTGATTCTCCAAGATATCCACTCTGACCTTCTCGTCCTCAGTCTCCCCACCTAGAGTCatagtaaataaatgtagagAAAGATATTAATAACCTTTTATCTAGAAACGGCAACATATCCACAAAAGCACTGTAACATAAAGACATTCAGTTCAAATACATAAAGTTTAAACAAAACCTAGTTTTGAATGTCTgtaagcttttctttttttttttttcatggctaTTAGTAGCATTCGGTCATGTCACTTATAAGAAAAGCATTTCCATGACACCCTTGTGTGAAAACCATAATGATGTAATGACTCAATTATAAAGAACATTGTGCAGAGAACAGCTTAAGAAAGAATTCAAATCTTTCAAGTGAATGCCTTACAGAGGTTGTGTTTGCGGGCAATGTATCTCATTATGGCGTTACTTTGCACAATTTTCCTCTCTCCATCCTCAAGGTAGGGCagctaaaaagaaaagaataattaCTTTAGATTACTTCAAATATTTCAACAAGTTCCAACTAGTTTTTTGCCGCTCTTGACACCACTTACATTAGCAAAGTCCGTTTTAAGCTTGGCCTTGTCATTGAACCAGCAGCTTTTATCATAATTGGgagctgtaataaaaaaagcatgtcAATGCATTTCTCCACACAAAAAATAGCCTTTTTAGGTATTTATTTGCATCAGCACTACTCCTTGCTAACTGTTGTCTTTCACCTGACAGCTAGAAAAGTGCACATGAAAATCTGGTATTTTAATTTCAGGTTTACTGTATTGTAATTTACCTTCACCACAGGAATAGAATTTATCCTCCCATTCAGTGCTGGTGTACTCCAAAAGAAGGCGAATGGGCTGAGCaagctgttaaataaaaacacaaagcatttatccagagcgaattatacttttatgtcattttatacaactgagcaattgagggttaagggcctttgctcaggggcccagcaatagcaacctggtggacctgggaatcgaactcacaaccttccgattggtagtccagcaccttaaccaataGGCTACCACAGTTAGCTCATTGAGATCACTGCTTTACTCCTTCAGCTCTCAAACAGctccttttattttcactttaccCACCCTTCATTGATTCAATcaaatttctctttttctgtgcaTTCTGATCACCAATATAGCATTATAACTACAAATGATGTctaataaaatctatttatataaatgtactcATTGTGATACATACAGGGaaagataataataacatcctgcattaatacattattgtaCATGCTGGAAAATGACTTGCATATTAAACTTTATAGtttaataataactttatatatttaataatattttttagctTACTCATTTCATTTTAGTCTACTTTGGTTAGTTTTTCTTACAATACTTTAGACTGTCTTACTCTTTCATCATAATATGATATTGAATATCACTAAAATGGTACATGAGCACAGAAAGACTTGTTCTTGTGTTATTTGGATTAAACTCTGAACCCTGACTGTTATACGATAAGGTTTTCTTCTATTGCACTGTTATGACTACACAAAATGTGCCCATGTGACATTTCCCAGCAAATTTTTAGGGGAATAATAAAGATTTAGCACATTAACCAGAGCACCAGAGTAGATAAGCacataaatatttcacatattttaatatttcagggTGGAGTTTTCCTTTACTTGAAAAGAGAATTTGATTATTTCTTTTACCCTGATGTTCACCAGATGTGAgccgcacaaacacacacacacacttcaaaactGATCCAATGCACGCATTTCGGTCACGAATACACAGTATGATGAATCGGAATTACAGAATCCAccactgcacttttttttattttatttattttttttttttagttttatgcAAACTACTGGCTAATCTGGGAACCGACTCGCTTTTCTGAAGTATCGAAATCAATGTTTTCactgtttgaataaaaaaaataaaaaattgatttCATTGTTTCGATACTTCAGAAAAGCGAGTCGGTTCCCACTGTTCACACACGGGTTCAAAGAGTCGACTCGTTTGCGAACGACTCATCACTATTGTTGCACCAATGTAACTGTAGTGAACTGAGGCGGTTAATTCAacttaaattcaaattaaatgtcTTAATCTGACTTTCACTAATATGCTGCCTGCTAACTGTCCTGTTCGGATGCAAACAGGTCGTGCTAAAGACACTCCAAAACACTCTGCTAGTCGGTTTGGGCTTCGATTAGTTCCTACATCACACACTTATGTTTGTAACATTTACTTCAAGCCAAAAGAATATGAACATTCTAAACACAGTCAACgcaaaaacattcacacataattatgatttaaaacatgCATTACGTCGGTTAGCGCTTACCCCCCGAATATCCCAGTAAGCCAACTTCACCACCATCTTGAATACAACAATTGTGTGAATTCACACCAGACTTTGCGACGTTTTAAAGAAACTCGGATTCACACCCACCACACGAGTCCTCTTTGCGTCACTTCCGGACAGCCATGAAAGTCGTTAcgtaaaatacaaataatgaaTCAAGGTCGTTGTGTTTACAAGCGAACGGCAATGTGacgactttttatttttttttatttctgtattagcACTTGTACAAACTACAAGTGTATAAAACATTATCTACTATAGCTAGATATTTATTaagtatattattattcagaGGTGAACAAAACTGCCAACATAttgttttatactttaaatcATTAGTGAATGATGAAAGATCAAACACAACTAGTTATTACATAGAGAACACAGAAGAGGAAAATAAAGTTTACTTGTTTTTTCAGTTgcaataaataattcaatacaGAATTCCAAGTACATACATGTATAAAAGAAACTGTGGTTTCAATGGTTATATGCACTAAATAAACCAGTAAATAACATAGGTACCAGGTACAAGTCAACATGATCCAAATGTGTctgacaaagaaaaaaggatGAGATGTTCATTTATCATCAATCACTGTGGAAAAGCAGTTCTGACACATAATCATTGTTCATGGCATTGATTTCCAATTAAAACTATCCCTAATGCACCAGTTTTGATGCCCATCATCTAATTAATCCCAGTCAGGTGTCATAGGATGTGCCAGGCCAGATTTTGATAATGCTATAAATAACTCCTTGAACAataacaacaccaacaccacaaaGGTACACCAACATATAGCGGCGCATTGGTTTGTCATGCTTGCTGGGGCCATGGCATCTTTTTTTTATGGTAATATCTGATGGGAGCTGTGACCATTGGTGCAAACTACTGGCTGTTGACAAAGTGAGTTGAATAACTTTCAGGAATGGTGTTTCTGCAGGCAATACTGAAGACAGGCTCAGTAATCTAGTTTACATTCAAAAGAGCATGCACAACTTTGAAAtgttcacttttcttttttgtgttatgCACTATGTTTAACATCAGTTTAACACACCATGTATCACCTCAGATATGACTGACTACCAGTTTCCTCAAACAGCCCCGTTCATACGCTCTGCTTGGTGCTACTGTTCTCTTTCCCTACTGTGCACTCTGCACTGTGCTCATGCATGGAGCCTCCTCTTCAATGGTCTCTAGCTCCTCGCTCCTCACTGCCTGGGTGATCAGATTCAACTCTTCGCACAGTGTCTCAAATCTGTATGCCACACGAATGTCAGGGACATTGGTCCGGCGGATGTCGTTGCTTTCTGGACCTTCTCTGGTGTTGTTGGGGCCCAGCCAGTAAGTCTTCACCTATACAGTCATAATGCAGAAAACATTCACTCACAATCCACTTCATTAGAACACCTGTACATTAATGCAGTTACTTAACCAGCCAATCATTTGGAAGCAGCAAAGTGCAAAATatcatgcagatgcaggtgTGACATGGCATTGTGACATggctgttggtgccagatgggctggtttcagtatttcagaagCTCCgtggattttcacatacaacaGTCTATAGAGTTTACAGaacaaaagtgtaaaaaaaaaaaaaattaattaaattctcaGAGTAGAGagtctgcaggctgaaacaccttgttgaaaAGTCTAGAGTAACTTAAATACAACACTGGTTGAGCatctcaaaacaaacaacaccTTCAGGTTGATGGGCTACTACAACAGAAGGCCGAATACAACAGAATTTTAATTAGATCAGATTTAATTGATCAGAATCTGCATGATATATTGCACTGTGCCTGAAaccttttattatgttttattcatatttataaatatttattcatgattCAAGCTAAGTCAATATTGCAGTAGTATTAATCATTCATAATTAGTATATCTTTTCTGCGAATAATACAATGTCTCATTACTAGatgaactttatatatatttatttattgattgtaGAATATCTGACAGCCCTTTTTAACTTTCTATCAGTAGAATGGGATCACCATGTTGACTTCCAGCAGTGacactgcagtgtgtggtgCTGGTATGATTGACAGAAAAACTGTATGTATTATTTTGCCAATTTTAGTAGACACACATTACATCTTATTCCACATACAACATGTATCCTCTAGCCTTTCATGAGTGCTTTGTCATTGTGCATagtcatgatgtgtgtgtgtgtatgtgtgtgtgtgtctttgctgTTGCAGAGTGATTCAACACCTTGTGGGAGAAACCGCTCATAAGTACACTGTTTCTTGCCAGCTCACACATATCACACGAGCTCAACTTCCACACCTGAGCAGCTATACTGTACTCCTCCATTAATGGCTCCTGAAATACACATACAATTAGATGCTTTATGCATGCTAGATGCAAATTATTTATGCTTCCCAGTTAACAAAATAGCCCAACATTGACTCTAAACAAATGCTTTAGCCTGTATTTTCAGCTGAATCTCTCTGTGTCTAAGTAAATGCTGTTGTTGAACAGACTCTGACCTTTGTGAAGTGAAATTGCAGAGGGTCGTCAGTAGATAAGGAGACCATTAGGCCCCTGGACAGATATTCAGGCAGCGGATTGCGATGGTAGCTAAGGAACAAGCTGTTGTTGCTCAGAGGAGACATGGCAATGCCGATCTGAGCCAGATAATACAGATACTGCAGCACAGGAGCCTGGAGGGAacataacacatacacaaacacacctgtgtCTCTTCTCACAATCCTGTCTACTATTCATTAATTACAGCTACATAGATTTACAAGCTCTGTATAGGCATGAAAATCATTTTCCAAgcagtaaaaatatttttttatattgtaggtATTCTACATGCAGTGACTGTGCATAAAATGTAACTTAatgttaaatgtgttataatcTATGCACAATAAGAAT
The genomic region above belongs to Tachysurus vachellii isolate PV-2020 chromosome 11, HZAU_Pvac_v1, whole genome shotgun sequence and contains:
- the LOC132853434 gene encoding glutathione S-transferase Mu 3-like produces the protein MVVKLAYWDIRGLAQPIRLLLEYTSTEWEDKFYSCGEAPNYDKSCWFNDKAKLKTDFANLPYLEDGERKIVQSNAIMRYIARKHNLCGETEDEKVRVDILENQAMDFRNGFVMLCYFDFDNKKQGYLDALPGVLKQFSNFLGERKWFAGDKITFVDFIMYELLDQHRMFEPKCLDNFKNLSDLLDRFEALEKISDYMKSSRFLKAPVNNKMAKWGNKKE